GCCGGCAGGATGCTCCGCAGGGCGCTGGTGGCCAGGCCGTGCGCCAGGTTGAGGTGGTGCGCGGCGCGCAGCGAGGCGGCCGGGTCGGTGCGGCCGGGGGCGTGCACGCCGGAGGAGTAGCCGAGGAAGGCGGCGCACCAGGGCTCGTTGACGGTCATCCAGCGCTCGACCCGGTCGCCGAGCGCTTCGCCGAGGATCGTGGCGTATTCGGCGAAGCGATACGCCGTCTCGCGCTCCGGCCAGCCTCCCGCGTCCTCAAGTTCCTGCGGGAGGTCCCAGTGGTAGAGCGTCAGGGCGGGTTGGATGCCGTGTTCCAGCAGCTCGTCGACGAGCCGGCGGTAGAAGTCCAGGCCGCGCTGGACCGCGGGGCCCCGGCCGGTGGGCTGCACGCGGGACCACGAGACGGAGAAGCGGTACGCCTTCAGGCCGAGGCCCGCCATCATCGCCACGTCGTCGCGGTAGCGGTGGTAGTGGTCGACGGCGACGTCGCCGTTCTCGTCGAAGGCCACCTTGCCGGGGGTATGGCTGAAGGTGTCCCAGATCGAGGGAGTGCGGCCGTCCTCCCGCACCGCTCCCTCGATCTGGTATGCGGAAGTCGCCGCCCCCCAGAGGAAGCCAGGGGGGAAGGTCAGTGATTCAGGCATGGAAGCGCTCCCATAGTCAGGTTCGGGGAAGGGACGGAAGGGCTGGACGGGGTGGAGGTGGACGCGTACGGGACGGGGGAGGGCGGCGCCCGGCCGCCCCCGGAGGGCGGCGACGCGGTACGGGCGCCGCGGTCCGGACACCGCGTCGGCCGCCGTCCGTTCGGGCCGGGCCGGTCCCGGACCCGCTGGACGGGGCCGGCCGCGTGAGAGTGCGACGGGCTCTCAGCCCTTGACGGCGCCCTGCATGATGCCGCCGACGATCTGCTTGCCGAACAGGACGAAGGCGACCAGCAGCGGCAGGGTGCCCAGCAGGGCACCCGCCATGATGACCGCCTGATCAGGGATATACCCCGTACCGAGCTGGTTCAGGGCCACCTGAACGGTGGGATTCGCCTGGTTCAGCGCGATGATGGGCCACAGGAAGTCGTTCCAGGCCATCACGAACGTCAGCAGGCCCAGGACGGCCATCGCGGGGCGGGCCGCGGGGAACACCACGTGCCAGATGATCCGGGGGCTGCTCGCCCCGTCCACCCTGGCCGCCTCGATCAGCTCGCCCGGCAGCGCCTGTACGAGGTACTGCCGCATGAAGAACACCCCGAAGGCGCTCACCAGCGTCGGCAGGATCACCGCCTGGAGCTGGTTCGACCAGTGCAGGTCCGCCATCCACAGGTAGAGCGGCACCACCCCGAGCTGCGGCGGCACCATCATCGTGCCGATGGTGACCAGCAGGAGCGTGCTGCTGAACCTGAACTTCAGCTTGGCGAACGCGAACCCGGCGATGGTCGAGAAGAGCACCGTGCCCACGGTGATGCTGCCCGCGACGATCACGGAGTTGACCATCGCCTTGCCGAGACCGCCCTGCTCCCAGGCCGTCGACAGGTTCTTGAACAGGTTGCCGCCGAACCACAGCGGCGGCGGGGTCTGGGCGAGCCGCTGGTCCGTCCGGGACGCGGCGACCGCCGTCCAGATCAGCGGAAGCAGGGACACCACCGTGAACACGCTGAGCACGGTGTAGGTGACGGGACCGGCGTGCAACTGCCGGCCGGCCCGCGGGGCCAGGGCGGTGGACCTCACTGGACTCCTCCTCGCGGACGTCGCGGATGTCGTGGATCCCGCGGATGTCGCGGCCGGGCACCGGGCCGGCGCGCCGGGCCGCTGGGGTGGCGGGCGGAGCGGGGAGCGCGCCCCGGGACGTACCGCATCAGTCTTTCCTCAGGCGTCGGGCGACCAGCATGTTGATCGCGGCGATGATCAGCAGGATCAGGAACATCGTCCAGGCGATGGCGGACGCCTTGCCCAGATTGCCGATCACCCAGCCCTGGTCGTACATGTAGAGGCCCAGCGTCTGGAACTGGTGGTCCGCGCCGCCCTTCGACCCGGAGTTGCCGCCGAACAGCAGCGGCTCGCCGAAGAGCTGGGTGGCCCCGATGGTGGAGACGACGACCGTGAAGAGGATCGTCGGCCGGAGCATCGGGATCGTCACGTGCCGGAACTGCTCCCAGCGCGAGGCCCCGTCGATCGCCGCCGACTCGTACAGGTCCGCGGGCACCGCCTGCATCGCCGCCAGGTAGATCAGGGCGTTGTAGCCGGTCCAGCGCCAGATCACGATCGACGACACGGCGAACTTGGAGCCCCACATCGACTCGCGCCAGTTGACGGGGTCGATGCCGGCGAAGTGCAGCAGCCAGTTGATCGCGCCGCCGTCCCACGAGTAGAGCAGCGTGAAGACGAGCGTGGCGGCGGCCACCGAGGTGGCGTAGGGGGCCAGCATGGTGACGCGCCAGAAGACGGAGCCGCGCAGCTTGTAGTTGAGCAGGTGCGCGATGCCGATGGCCATCAGCAGCTGGGGGACCGTGGAGATCACACCGATGAGGAAGGTGTTCTTCAGGGCGGTCCAGAAGAAATCGCTCTGGATGAGGTTGGTGTAGTTGTCGAGCCCCACCCAGGTCTGGCTGTCCAGGTTCGCCAGCTGCACGCTGTGCAGCGACGACCAGCCCGTGTAGATCAGCGGGAAGAGCCCGAAGGCCCCGAAGAAGAGGAAGAAGGGGGCGATGAAGGCGTACGGGCTCGCCTTCATGTCCCAGCGGTAGAGCCGGCTGCGCCACGAGG
The nucleotide sequence above comes from Streptomyces sp. TS71-3. Encoded proteins:
- a CDS encoding carbohydrate ABC transporter permease, which encodes MRSTALAPRAGRQLHAGPVTYTVLSVFTVVSLLPLIWTAVAASRTDQRLAQTPPPLWFGGNLFKNLSTAWEQGGLGKAMVNSVIVAGSITVGTVLFSTIAGFAFAKLKFRFSSTLLLVTIGTMMVPPQLGVVPLYLWMADLHWSNQLQAVILPTLVSAFGVFFMRQYLVQALPGELIEAARVDGASSPRIIWHVVFPAARPAMAVLGLLTFVMAWNDFLWPIIALNQANPTVQVALNQLGTGYIPDQAVIMAGALLGTLPLLVAFVLFGKQIVGGIMQGAVKG
- a CDS encoding carbohydrate ABC transporter permease is translated as MSHTTTPETSAHAETASPAKGGAAPAASGRPRGAPKPPSSWRSRLYRWDMKASPYAFIAPFFLFFGAFGLFPLIYTGWSSLHSVQLANLDSQTWVGLDNYTNLIQSDFFWTALKNTFLIGVISTVPQLLMAIGIAHLLNYKLRGSVFWRVTMLAPYATSVAAATLVFTLLYSWDGGAINWLLHFAGIDPVNWRESMWGSKFAVSSIVIWRWTGYNALIYLAAMQAVPADLYESAAIDGASRWEQFRHVTIPMLRPTILFTVVVSTIGATQLFGEPLLFGGNSGSKGGADHQFQTLGLYMYDQGWVIGNLGKASAIAWTMFLILLIIAAINMLVARRLRKD